A region of Osmerus eperlanus chromosome 9, fOsmEpe2.1, whole genome shotgun sequence DNA encodes the following proteins:
- the sumo3a gene encoding small ubiquitin-related modifier 3-like has protein sequence MSEEKPKEGVKTENDHINLKVAGQDGSVVQFKIKRHTPLSKLMKAYCERQGLSIRQIRFRFDGQPINETDTPAQLEMEDEDTIDVFQQQTGGLC, from the exons GAGGGAGTGAAGACGGAGAACGACCACATCAACTTGAAGGTTGCGGGGCAGGACGGTTCGGTGGTCCAGTTCAAAATAAAGAGACACACCCCCCTCAGCAAACTCATGAAGGCTTACTGCGAACGACAG GGTCTCTCAATAAGGCAGATCAGGTTCAGGTTCGACGGCCAGCCCATCAACGAGACGGACACACCTGCACAG ctTGAGATGGAGGATGAAGACACCATAGATGTGTTCCAGCAGCAGACGGGTGGGCTCTGTtaa